A region from the Streptosporangium sp. NBC_01756 genome encodes:
- a CDS encoding ROK family transcriptional regulator: protein MRARTTSKAGPSNEEIRRRNLGTLLRHVHLGGPASRTALADRMGLNRSTIMALTTELASAGLIREELPGETGRAGRPSLVVRPESHRVYVLAFDVAVDRLLAARVELGGMILARREAVRRRKYPDLDDVVGTLAEFARQLIRDAPRDAVCVGVGASFCGMIRPADGMVRFGPNTGWMDQAFGAEFGRRLGLGLPVQVGNEAHLGAMAEHERGVGIGYQNLIYLHGDVGVGGGIIVDGKLLDGNDGYGAEAGHMVVNPYDGRLCGCGSRGCLEAEVGEQALFAAANRSAELVGHDGVRAVVDAAEHGDTAAREALHRIGDWLGIGVANLINVFNPGLVIFGGMLREVYRGSAVQVRNRIMANVLPVSRERVQLRTAALGDDTTLVGAAELAFSDLLTDPLEALGRRTRITSST from the coding sequence ATGAGAGCCCGGACGACCTCGAAAGCGGGCCCGTCCAATGAAGAGATCCGCAGGCGGAATCTCGGCACCCTGCTCCGGCATGTGCATCTGGGAGGACCCGCCTCCCGTACGGCGCTGGCCGACAGGATGGGCCTGAACCGCAGCACGATCATGGCGCTGACCACGGAGCTCGCCTCGGCGGGTCTGATCCGTGAGGAGCTTCCCGGTGAAACCGGCAGGGCGGGCCGTCCTTCGTTGGTGGTCAGGCCGGAGTCCCATCGGGTGTACGTGTTGGCCTTCGATGTCGCCGTGGACCGGCTGCTGGCCGCCCGGGTGGAACTGGGAGGCATGATCCTGGCTCGTAGGGAGGCTGTCCGGCGGCGTAAGTACCCGGACCTCGACGACGTGGTCGGGACACTCGCCGAGTTCGCCCGGCAACTGATCCGGGACGCGCCCCGGGACGCGGTGTGCGTCGGGGTCGGCGCTTCCTTCTGCGGGATGATCCGGCCCGCTGATGGGATGGTGCGTTTCGGGCCGAACACGGGCTGGATGGACCAGGCGTTCGGTGCTGAGTTCGGCCGTCGGTTGGGGCTCGGGCTGCCGGTACAGGTGGGCAACGAGGCCCACCTGGGCGCGATGGCCGAGCACGAACGCGGTGTGGGTATCGGTTATCAAAACCTGATCTACCTGCACGGTGACGTCGGGGTGGGCGGCGGGATCATCGTGGACGGCAAACTGCTGGACGGCAACGACGGTTATGGCGCCGAGGCCGGGCACATGGTGGTGAACCCCTACGACGGGCGGCTCTGCGGATGCGGTTCGCGTGGCTGCCTGGAGGCGGAGGTCGGTGAGCAGGCATTGTTCGCCGCTGCCAACCGATCCGCCGAACTGGTCGGCCACGACGGGGTACGCGCCGTGGTGGACGCGGCCGAACATGGCGACACCGCGGCCCGGGAGGCGCTGCACCGAATCGGCGATTGGCTCGGGATCGGCGTCGCGAATCTGATCAATGTCTTCAATCCCGGCCTGGTGATCTTCGGTGGGATGTTGCGCGAGGTCTACCGGGGTTCGGCGGTTCAGGTCCGCAACCGGATCATGGCCAATGTGCTGCCGGTCTCCCGGGAGAGAGTGCAACTGCGAACCGCAGCGCTGGGAGACGACACCACTTTGGTCGGTGCGGCCGAACTCGCTTT
- a CDS encoding DUF72 domain-containing protein: MRLHVGCAMWTHTPWQGRFLPHPLPPGERLRAYGTWCNAVEGNTTFYATPARSTVESWASQTAPDFRFVVKLPKSITHGHRLTGIDEELRSFLEAIEPLGPRAHALWIQLPGSFAPADLGTLAGFLRRLPRSHRYAVEVRHRAFFEDARSAGLLERVLAGVDAEWVPFDTTVLFQSPPTSDAERDAWTKKPRVPRRSSALTDRPIIRYLGRDATARTVEGWQYWIGVVTEWLREGRSPTVFIHTPDNADALMLARRFHDDVRARLPGIEPLPEPMPTEPLTLF; encoded by the coding sequence ATGCGGCTTCACGTGGGATGCGCGATGTGGACTCACACGCCATGGCAGGGACGGTTCCTGCCGCATCCGCTCCCTCCCGGGGAGCGCCTGCGGGCCTACGGGACCTGGTGCAACGCGGTGGAGGGCAACACGACGTTCTACGCGACACCGGCGAGGAGCACAGTGGAGTCGTGGGCGTCGCAGACCGCCCCCGATTTCCGCTTCGTGGTCAAGCTGCCCAAGTCGATCACACACGGGCACCGTCTCACCGGCATCGACGAGGAGCTTCGATCGTTCCTGGAGGCGATCGAACCACTCGGGCCGCGAGCCCACGCCCTCTGGATCCAACTGCCGGGATCATTCGCCCCGGCCGACCTCGGCACCCTGGCGGGCTTTCTTCGCCGGCTTCCCCGCTCGCACAGATACGCCGTCGAAGTCCGCCACCGCGCGTTCTTCGAGGACGCGCGATCTGCGGGGCTTCTCGAAAGGGTTCTCGCCGGGGTCGATGCCGAGTGGGTCCCGTTCGACACCACCGTCCTCTTCCAGAGCCCGCCAACCAGCGACGCCGAGCGAGACGCGTGGACGAAGAAACCGCGCGTACCGCGCCGGTCATCGGCTCTCACCGACCGTCCGATCATTCGCTACCTCGGCCGGGACGCCACGGCGCGCACGGTCGAGGGCTGGCAGTACTGGATCGGCGTGGTCACCGAATGGCTGCGCGAAGGCCGCTCGCCGACCGTGTTCATCCACACCCCCGACAACGCCGACGCGTTGATGCTCGCCCGTCGTTTTCACGACGACGTGCGGGCCCGGCTGCCCGGGATCGAGCCGCTGCCCGAGCCCATGCCGACCGAGCCGCTGACCCTCTTCTGA
- a CDS encoding winged helix-turn-helix transcriptional regulator, whose product MATRRTISPASQHPGAARSSPANIDDREPEESDEEICRQVLQILALIGDKWSILIIGQLRDRTLRFGELHRAVTGISQRMLTLTLRHLERDGLLTRTVHPSVPPRVDYALTELGATLLDSVVALGEWATTHRHEINNNRGRYDATHPPRTGP is encoded by the coding sequence TTGGCGACCCGCAGGACGATCTCCCCCGCCTCGCAGCACCCCGGCGCCGCGCGATCTTCCCCAGCGAACATCGATGACCGCGAGCCCGAGGAGTCGGATGAGGAAATATGTCGGCAGGTGCTCCAGATCCTCGCGCTGATCGGCGACAAGTGGAGCATCCTGATCATCGGGCAACTCCGCGACCGCACTCTGCGCTTCGGCGAACTGCACCGCGCCGTAACCGGCATCTCCCAGCGCATGCTCACCCTGACGCTGCGGCACCTCGAACGCGACGGCCTACTGACCCGCACCGTCCATCCCAGCGTCCCCCCACGCGTGGACTACGCGCTCACCGAACTCGGCGCGACGCTGCTGGACTCCGTCGTCGCCCTCGGCGAATGGGCCACCACACACCGACATGAGATAAACAACAACCGAGGCCGCTACGACGCCACCCACCCCCCGAGAACAGGGCCCTGA